CCGTTCACTCGGTATGACTCTTGGTGTAACGATTTTCGGTACAATTCAAAATCATATTTTCACTGATAAATTAAAAGCAGTCTTCCCTCCTGAACTAGCAAAAATGGCTCCTAAAGGTGGAGACACAAGCTTTTTATTATCACCAAATGCTACTGAAAAGCTACCTCCTGAAGTACTGAGCGGAATTAAGGAGGCTCTTGCAACATCTATTGCTAATACGTTCTTCTGGGCACTTATTCCGGCCATACTAAGTATTATTTGTATTTTGCTTATGGGAAATGAGCGCCTCTTCACAGGACCAGAAACGAAACAAAAACAAAAGAAAGTAAGTTAGTATAGAAAAAAGAAACGGCATATCCCTTTATGAAAAAGGATATGCCGTTTATAATATATATAAAGTTTCTATATACAGGAGTTGAGACAGCATGAGTATGAAATTAGTCATTCTCGGCTTGCTACTCGAAGGAGATAAACATCCATATGAAGTGCAGCACATTATGAAAGAACGACACATGGATTGTTATATTAAATACGCAAAAGGATCACTGTACTACGCCTTCGAGCAATTAGAAAAGCAAGGCGCAATTCGCATTACAACTATTGTTCGAGATACGAATAGACCAGATAAAACAATCTTTCATATAACAGAAGAAGGTAAACGGCTATTTCACACGTTACTATTAAAACAGTTCGAAGCAAAAAACCAAATATATAAACCGATCTATTCCGCACTCTCTTTTGCTCATTTTGGTGATGCTCGAGAGTTAGTTCCTATTTTAGAAAAAAAGAAAAATGATACCGTTCAATATTTACATAAAATGCAAACTATATACGATTGTAGCAAAGGGAACATTCCACGTGCACAACTATACATTTTACAAAGCGTTATTGAGCATATTACCGTTGAATTACAATGGTTAAACACCCTCCTTACAGATGCAGTGGCAGGACGGCTTTCAGAAATTGATATTGATGAAGGTTAAGTTTCCGAAGAAGATAGCCCTCTTCTTCGGAAACTTAACCACAATTTATTTCAATTCTCACACCTTTTCTCCACTTATTAAAATCAGAATATTTAAAATAATAATTAATAAAAAACTTTAGAATTTTCTCTTTTTAAAACAGTGGACAAAATTCAAAAAATTGTGTTAGAATTTGTTTCAATATCATATCGCTTGTTAAATTCCTTTCAAAAGGAAAATAGGTACACGGAAATTTCGTTTCGTGTTTAAAAGGGAAGCTTGGTGAAACTCCAACACGGTCCCGCCACTGTAAATGCTGAGATTTCTTTTCTATGCCACTGTGAAAACGGGAAGGTGAAAGAAATTATATAAAGCATAAGTCAGGAGACCTGCCTGTTTTAACAACACTGATAGACTCACGGATGATGATGAGGTGTTAAAAACAAAAAGGAGGGCTTATTTTTCTATGCCTTTATGCTTTTTGTTATAGGTATTTCCGAGTAAACGGAAATGCTTACTTTCAATTAGGGAGGAATTTAAAATGGCAATTCAAACAAGTAACTTAGGTTATCCACGTATCGGACTACAACGAGAGTGGAAAAAAACATTGGAAGCTTTTTGGTCCAATAAAATTGATGAAGAACAATTTTTAACGACAATGAAAGAAATTCGCCTTCAACACGTCAAAGTACAGCAAAAAAAAGGAATTGAATTAATTCCAGTTGGCGATTTTACATATTATGACCACGTTCTGGATACGGCCTACATGTTAGGATTCATCCCGTCACGTTTTTCAGAGTTTACCTCTTACCTTGATGTATATTTTGCAATGGCACGCGGCTCTAAAGATCATGTTGCTTCTGAAATGACAAAATGGTTTAACACAAACTATCATTACATTGTTCCTGAATATGAAGAAGGATTACAAATCTCTTTAAAAGACAATCGTCCTCTTCGTTTATATGAAGAAGCGAAAAAAGAGTTAGGCGTTGATGGAAAACCAGTTATTTTAGGACCTTATACATTCCTAAAACTAGCAAAAGGTTATAACGAAGAGCAATTTGCCACTATTTTAAAAGAGCTAGTTGCACCTTATGTACAATTATTCTCTGAATTACACGCAGCTGGAGCACAAATTATTCAAGTTGACGAACCAATCTTCGCATCTTTAACAAAAGATGAAATTAATCAAGCGAAAGAACTTTACGAAGCTATTCATAAAGAAGTTTCGAATGCTAATCTTCTTTTACAAACATATTTTGATAATGTAGAAGAGAACTATGAAGAAATCATTACATTCCCTGTTTCTGGTATTGGATTAGACTTTGTTCATGGCAAAGAAGGTAATGTAAATGCTATTTCAAAATATGGATTCCCAGCTGATAAAATTTTAGCTATTGGTTGTATAGATGGCCGTAACATTTGGAGAGCTGATCTTGATGATGTACTTTCTTTATTTACAACATTACAAAATCAAATCACAGCAAAAGGTTTCATTGTTCAACCTTCTTGTAGCTTATTGCATACTCCAATTGATAAAACGGGAGAAACGCACTTAGCAACTGAATTATTTGATGCACTTGCATTTGCTAATCAAAAATTAGAAGAACTAGTCCTTATCCATTCTGCTCTTACTAAAGGTGTAGAAAGCATAAGTAGCGATTTGACAACATATCGTAATGCACATCATGCAATCCGCTCATCAGCTGCACGTAATCGTGAAGATGTAAAAGTGGCACGCATATCACTTAAAGAAGATGATTTCTCACGTCCTCTTCCATTTGAAAAACGATATGAACTACAGCAAGTAGCTTTACAATTACCGTTGTTACCAACAACAACTATCGGTAGCTTCCCTCAAACATCTGAAGTTCGTCAAACACGTAAACAGTGGCGTAACGGCGATATTACAAATGAACAATATAATCAATTCATTGAACAAGAAACTGCAAAGTGGATTCGTTACCAAGAAGATATTGGTCTTGATGTACTAGTACATGGTGAATTCGAAAGAACTGACATGGTGGAATATTTTGGCGAAAGACTTGCTGGTTTCTCCTTTACTAAAAACGGATGGGTACAATCATACGGTTCCCGTTGCGTAAAACCACCTGTTATTTATGGTGATGTTGCCTTTATAAGTGGAATGACTATTAAAGAAACTGTATATGCACAAAGCTTAACAGAGAAAGTAGTAAAAGGTATGCTCACTGGACCTGTCACTATTTTAAATTGGTCATTCGTTCGAAATGATATTTCAAGAAAAGAAGTTTCATATCAAATTGCATTAGCACTTCGTCATGAAATTGAATTACTTGAATCTTCCGGAATTAGAGTAATCCAAGTCGATGAGCCTGCACTTCGTGAAGGTATGCCGTTAAAAGAAAAAGATTGGGATGCATACATTACATGGGCAGTTCAATCATTCCTTTTAGCAACATCTTCTGTAGAAAATGAAACACAAATTCATACTCATATGTGTTACAGTAACTTCGAAGATATTGTAGATGCAATTCGTGCATTAGATGCAGATGTTATTTCTATCGAAACATCAAGAAGTCATGGAGAATTTATTAATACATTAAAACATACAACATATGAAAAAGGAATTGGTCTAGGTGTATATGATATTCATAGCCCACGTGTCCCAAGTAAAGATGAAATGTTCGCAATTTTAGAACAATCTTTACAAGTATGTGATCCTAAATATTTCTGGATTAATCCAGACTGTGGTTTAAAAACACGAAGAACTGAGGAAGTTATACCTGCTTTAGAGCACATGGTTCAGGCAGCAAAAGACGCTCGTTCTCTCCTAAAAACAAACGCATAATAAAAAACGTGTTATCCTTCAAAAAGGATAACACGTTTTTTATTCTACACTCTCAAAATAGAAGTCGTATTGTACTTTATACAATTCATCGTCTGTTGGCTCTTCAAGAGGAGTTGCCTGCAAGACTATCATATATTCCCCGTTAGGAATAGGAATATGCAATTTATTAGAAAGAATACTTGTTATATATACTTCTTCATTCTTCACTGTGAAAGGAACTGATATCGTTCTAACCACTTCTTCTTTCTCAATATGATTTCCGCAAGTAACTTCTACTTCACAAGTATAGTCAGAGATTGCTTCAAAAATAATAGCTCCATCCACCTCAGCATAGCCTCTTTCAAAATCTTCAGGAGTCCAATCTACATAAGGCTGCTGACCATCATAATTCATTATCATTAATTGCGAATATGAAATTGTTAATTCCATAACTACCCCTCTCCTCCACTATGAAATGTATGCCAATTACTATTTCACTTCAAATTTCACACGCGTACCATCTGGATATTTGTCTAGCTTATTCCCTACCCAAGAACCTGCACCGCGGTTATCTGCTGGACTTATATATTCAATATGGGCTCCTTTTCCACCCTCCTTACACATCGCCATCGGCCATTCATCACGATCATAACCTTTCTTCGTCGGATATGGAGCTAACGATAATTTCCTTCTATCCGCTGCACCATTACGATCAATTGTGCACATTTCTGAATGCCCTTCTTTTATAGCATCCGTTATATGTTTCCCGGTCTCTGGGTATCGTTCTTTCGGGAACTCTAGAATTTGATCATACGTAGTTGTTTTTTTAGTACTTGTCTCCTCTGGCACAAGTACTTCATATACCGCTACCAAAAGAGAAAGAATTGCAATAATTGAAATGATAATACCTTTAAATTGCTTCATGTGTGCCTCCGTGTTCCTACCAATTTCTTTTCCTCAGTTATTATAACAAACTTCTTCTATGTATGTTTTCAGACATTATTTTAGCTCTTCCTCTCCATTTCGCCAAAAACATTCATTTTTCCTCATCTTTTCACTAATGCTGTAGAAAACTAATAACCTTCCGACATTCTTTTTCAAAGGAAGTCCTCATAAAAGATTGAAATGATATATACGATACTTTTTGGGGAGGAACTATCATGGACGCTATTTATAAAACGAAAGATGTTACAAATAAAACAGGTATCCCAAAACATATAGTCCGAAAATATAGCCAACTCTTAGAGGAACACGGTTATATTATTTCCAAAACAGCTGATGCTCGTATTTATAAATTGGATGATTTAAAACTATTGAAATCTATACATGAAAGAGCTGCTACATTACAAGAAGACATTTCAGAAACAATACCTATTATTTTAAAAGAAAAAGAGGCCCCACCTGTCCCTGTTATTCAAAATAAACAAGAGATACAACCGAAAGAAGATGGACGTAACTTTGAGGAGTTCATGTTAAAACTTGAAATGCTTGCTCAATTAAATGAAGCAATTATTCATCAAAACTCTACTCTCATTACACAAAATCGTTTAAAAGACGAGAAATTAGATGAACTAATGCAACAAGTTTATGTAAAAGAAGGCTCTCAAGAAAAAATGTTACAAGAGCTAGTTGTTCACGCCGCTCAAACAGATGCACTCCAAAAAGAAAAGATGGACTTATTAATGAATCATATGTATAAGCGAGAATCCAAACAAGAAGAAAAAATGAATAAACTGGTCAATCAAATTTACAATAAAGATAGCAACCGCGATGCACAACTTATGCAAGTTATTCGCGAAATTCAAGAAACAAAAAAATTAGTCGCCGCCTCAAAAGAGCAAAGCTTCTTTCAATCATTTAAAAGTTTATTCGTTCGAACAAAACAAGATAAAATAAATGAATGAAATTTCGTATATTTTTCTAATGCAAGATAAAATAAAAAGTTACCTTCTACCGGTAACTTTTATTCCTTATATCGTACAGCTGGCAATATAATAATAGCTTCAGTTCCTTTTCCGCTTTCACTTTTATATTCCAATGTACCATTATGCGCTTGTAAAATACTAAATGTTACCATAAGACCTAATCCTGTTCCTTTTTCTTTTAAAGAATAATACGGTTGTCCAAGCCTTGCTAACTGTTCTTTTGTCATTCCAACACCACTATCTTTAACTCTTATTATTATCATTTCATCTTTTTGAATAGCCGTTACTTTTAAATACCCTTTGTTTCCTTGAATTGCTTCAATACCATTTTTAACAACATTCATAATAGCTTGCTTCAATTTCGCCTTATCGCCGATAGTATAAAGGCTCTCAGAAATCTCAACTTGCAAATAAACGCCCTGCATCGCTGCAAATGATGACATAAGAGTTGTCATTTCAATTAATTGTGCTGATAAACAAATATGTTCTTTTTTTTCAATTTGAGGCCTTGCTAAATTTAAATAATCTGAAATAATCTGTTCAGCACGATCCAGTTCAGCTAATACGAGACGCATATAATCTTTGTTTTTTACATCTTCCGTACTCTCTAGCAATTGAATAAACCCTCGTACAACAGTGAGAGGGTTTCGAACTTCATGTGCAACACTTGCAGCTAACTCACTTATAATATTAAGTTTTTCTGATTTTTGCATTTCTGTACGCAATAATGCATTTTCGTTTAAATACTCAGTCAAATACACTTGAAATACCATTGTCATAACCATAATAAGTGATGCAAATATATACCCACTATATAGATTAGATATGTACGGTGTAAAACCTGTTTCTAAAAGGACATTCAACATCCCGACTACTAATGAAACAAGAACATAAAATGATGCAATCATAAAAGCTAATATTAGCTTCTTATCTCTTGAAAACAGAGACCATTTCTTTGACAAAAACAATGGAATTATCGAAAGAAATATAACTTCTACGATAGGCAACCAACTGAGCCCCTTAGAAATCCATTCATATGCAACAAAAATAATGGCAGGGATGAGCCCAACAATCCCACCATATAAAAAACCACTAACAATTGGGATTGGATGGAAATTGTATCCGCAAACGGTACCAAAACAAATAGAGTATGTCATGGAGAGAACGAGTGTAACGCTAGATAAAAACATAATAAAGTAGCGATTAGGCTTCGGAAGCATTTCTTGATAACGATTTAAACGAATCGCTTCATATAAAAATAGTGGTAAAATAATGATGGCAATTTGGATCATTAAATCACGAATCAGCTCCATAGCCTGTCATCCCCTATATGTATTTTGATATGATTATATCATTTTATAAGTCTATTTGTTTTAAAATTTTGATTTTTCTTAACATTTTTGTTAATTATTTGTTAACAACTAATAATAAATGTTACAAATTTCCGAAATGATTGTAAACCCTGTACCAAATTTCCTTCGTGCAGTATACAATGAATACGGATTACAAAGAAAATAAAAAACACTTCACTAGACGGACAACTATTGCAAAATACAGCATATAATCCATACTATCTATGTTTACAAATAAGTGATCATTACTTTAGTAGGAGGAAGATAAATATGGCGGGTACTACGCTTGTTTTAAAAGAAGAAAATTTGGTTGTGCTAGAAAACGTTGAAAAATCAGTATACGAAGAATTGCAACATAAAGCAGGGGAAGAAGATTGTACATGTGCTGTAAATGAATCCGTTGTCCATCTTGGCAGAGTATCTTCCGTACTTTGGAACGAAGATGAAATAGATTGGGAATACGGTTATTAAAAGTCGCTTGCAGCGGCTTTTTTTTGTTTATGCTTAAACAAATGGAGTGAAACTTTAATTAACTCACACAACTTATACTCTTATGGACATTTGGATCCTCACATAATTTCTTACTTCCACTGAATTTTAAAAATAGCGGGGGAATTTTATAAACAAAGCGTAATAGTTAAAAATATGATAAAATGAACTTAATTTTCAAACGGAAGAAAGGGAGATACAATGGAACAATTCATTAATCCTAGAGTGAAGGACATCCAAATTTCTGGAATCCGTCAGTTCTCTAACATGATTCAAAACTATGATAATCTCATCTCTTTAACAATTGGGCAACCCGACTTCCCTACACCTTCTTTAGTAAAAGAAGCTGCTAAACGGGCCATTACAGAAAATTATACAAGCTATACACATAACGCTGGTTTACTAGAATTACGCGAAGCAGCTTGTAACTTTGTAAAGGGTCGCTACGATTTACATTATTCACCTGAAAACGAAACCATTGTTACAATCGGCGCTAGTGAAGCGATTGATGTTGCATTCCGAACTATTTTAGAACCAGGAACGGAAGTAATTTTACCTGCTCCTATTTATCCTGGTTACGAGCCGATTATTCGACTATGCGGTGCAACTCCCATTTTTATAGATGTTCGTGAAACTGGATTTCGTTTAACAGCTGAAGCTCTGCAAAATGCAATTACAGAACGAACAAGATGTGTCGTTTTACCGTATCCTTCTAATCCAACTGGTGTTACCTTATCAAAAGAAGAATTAGAAGATATTGTATCTATCTTAAAAGATAAGAATATTTTCGTTCTTTCCGATGAAATTTATAGCGAACTTGTATATGAAGGGCAACACACATCTATTGCTCAATTCCCAGAAATGCGTGAGAAGACTATTGTCATTAATGGCTTAGCCAAATCACATTCTATGACAGGATGGCGTATTGGATTTTTATTTGCTCCTAATTATTTAGCAAAGCATATTTTAAAAGTTCATCAATACAATGTGACATGCGCTAATTCAATCGCCCAACATGCTGCAATTGAAGCGTTAACAGCTGCTAAAGATGCACCTAAGATGATGCGTCATCAATATAAAAAGCGCCGTGATTACGTATATAATAGACTCATTCAAATGGACTTAACAGTCGAGAAGC
This Bacillus mycoides DNA region includes the following protein-coding sequences:
- the comJ gene encoding competence protein ComJ, with protein sequence MELTISYSQLMIMNYDGQQPYVDWTPEDFERGYAEVDGAIIFEAISDYTCEVEVTCGNHIEKEEVVRTISVPFTVKNEEVYITSILSNKLHIPIPNGEYMIVLQATPLEEPTDDELYKVQYDFYFESVE
- a CDS encoding aminotransferase A, with the protein product MEQFINPRVKDIQISGIRQFSNMIQNYDNLISLTIGQPDFPTPSLVKEAAKRAITENYTSYTHNAGLLELREAACNFVKGRYDLHYSPENETIVTIGASEAIDVAFRTILEPGTEVILPAPIYPGYEPIIRLCGATPIFIDVRETGFRLTAEALQNAITERTRCVVLPYPSNPTGVTLSKEELEDIVSILKDKNIFVLSDEIYSELVYEGQHTSIAQFPEMREKTIVINGLAKSHSMTGWRIGFLFAPNYLAKHILKVHQYNVTCANSIAQHAAIEALTAAKDAPKMMRHQYKKRRDYVYNRLIQMDLTVEKPTGAFYLFPYVGNLTSSSFDFALDLVKEAGLAVVPGTAFSEYGEGYLRLSYAYSMETLKEGCDRLEAFLKQKAKS
- a CDS encoding sensor histidine kinase, which translates into the protein MELIRDLMIQIAIIILPLFLYEAIRLNRYQEMLPKPNRYFIMFLSSVTLVLSMTYSICFGTVCGYNFHPIPIVSGFLYGGIVGLIPAIIFVAYEWISKGLSWLPIVEVIFLSIIPLFLSKKWSLFSRDKKLILAFMIASFYVLVSLVVGMLNVLLETGFTPYISNLYSGYIFASLIMVMTMVFQVYLTEYLNENALLRTEMQKSEKLNIISELAASVAHEVRNPLTVVRGFIQLLESTEDVKNKDYMRLVLAELDRAEQIISDYLNLARPQIEKKEHICLSAQLIEMTTLMSSFAAMQGVYLQVEISESLYTIGDKAKLKQAIMNVVKNGIEAIQGNKGYLKVTAIQKDEMIIIRVKDSGVGMTKEQLARLGQPYYSLKEKGTGLGLMVTFSILQAHNGTLEYKSESGKGTEAIIILPAVRYKE
- the nucA gene encoding DNA-entry nuclease, with translation MKQFKGIIISIIAILSLLVAVYEVLVPEETSTKKTTTYDQILEFPKERYPETGKHITDAIKEGHSEMCTIDRNGAADRRKLSLAPYPTKKGYDRDEWPMAMCKEGGKGAHIEYISPADNRGAGSWVGNKLDKYPDGTRVKFEVK
- a CDS encoding DUF3967 domain-containing protein, whose translation is MDAIYKTKDVTNKTGIPKHIVRKYSQLLEEHGYIISKTADARIYKLDDLKLLKSIHERAATLQEDISETIPIILKEKEAPPVPVIQNKQEIQPKEDGRNFEEFMLKLEMLAQLNEAIIHQNSTLITQNRLKDEKLDELMQQVYVKEGSQEKMLQELVVHAAQTDALQKEKMDLLMNHMYKRESKQEEKMNKLVNQIYNKDSNRDAQLMQVIREIQETKKLVAASKEQSFFQSFKSLFVRTKQDKINE
- the metE gene encoding 5-methyltetrahydropteroyltriglutamate--homocysteine S-methyltransferase, coding for MAIQTSNLGYPRIGLQREWKKTLEAFWSNKIDEEQFLTTMKEIRLQHVKVQQKKGIELIPVGDFTYYDHVLDTAYMLGFIPSRFSEFTSYLDVYFAMARGSKDHVASEMTKWFNTNYHYIVPEYEEGLQISLKDNRPLRLYEEAKKELGVDGKPVILGPYTFLKLAKGYNEEQFATILKELVAPYVQLFSELHAAGAQIIQVDEPIFASLTKDEINQAKELYEAIHKEVSNANLLLQTYFDNVEENYEEIITFPVSGIGLDFVHGKEGNVNAISKYGFPADKILAIGCIDGRNIWRADLDDVLSLFTTLQNQITAKGFIVQPSCSLLHTPIDKTGETHLATELFDALAFANQKLEELVLIHSALTKGVESISSDLTTYRNAHHAIRSSAARNREDVKVARISLKEDDFSRPLPFEKRYELQQVALQLPLLPTTTIGSFPQTSEVRQTRKQWRNGDITNEQYNQFIEQETAKWIRYQEDIGLDVLVHGEFERTDMVEYFGERLAGFSFTKNGWVQSYGSRCVKPPVIYGDVAFISGMTIKETVYAQSLTEKVVKGMLTGPVTILNWSFVRNDISRKEVSYQIALALRHEIELLESSGIRVIQVDEPALREGMPLKEKDWDAYITWAVQSFLLATSSVENETQIHTHMCYSNFEDIVDAIRALDADVISIETSRSHGEFINTLKHTTYEKGIGLGVYDIHSPRVPSKDEMFAILEQSLQVCDPKYFWINPDCGLKTRRTEEVIPALEHMVQAAKDARSLLKTNA
- a CDS encoding PadR family transcriptional regulator; translated protein: MSMKLVILGLLLEGDKHPYEVQHIMKERHMDCYIKYAKGSLYYAFEQLEKQGAIRITTIVRDTNRPDKTIFHITEEGKRLFHTLLLKQFEAKNQIYKPIYSALSFAHFGDARELVPILEKKKNDTVQYLHKMQTIYDCSKGNIPRAQLYILQSVIEHITVELQWLNTLLTDAVAGRLSEIDIDEG